The genomic stretch AGATGGTACAAATAACAACGTTGCGTTAAAAGTACGTTATATCCGAGGAAATGGTCTTGCGGCCCTGGAAACTGCAGATGGAAAGAAAGCGTACTATACGCTCAACGGCCATGGCGATGTTACCGAGTTGCGTGATGAAAATGGCAATCTCCTTAACCAATACACGTATGACATTTGGGGCAATGTGTTAAGCAAAACTGAGCAGATTGAGAATTCATTCCGTTATACGGGGGAATTTCAAGATGATGTAACGTCCCTGATATATCTGCGTGCACGTTGGTATGACCCAAGTCAAGGGAGATTTATGAACGAGGATACTTTGGAGGGGAATGTTAACGATCCGTTAAGCTTAAACCTCTATACGTATGTTTCGAATAACCCGCTCAAATATTCCGACCCGTCAGGACATGCACAAGCGGACAGCGGCTATTCGTACTCACAACATCCTAGTCAAAAGTATGACTACATGTTAAACACGCCCGCTGCACTTGAGATTGGACGACTTGGGACTCTATGGCAAATTGCGTATAAAGCCAAAGACAAGAAAAGTATGGATTCCTATCATGCTCAAGCTGAGAAAGTCCGTTCTAATGCTTGTAGCTACCTTCCAAGCGGATGTTCGATCTATGATATCAATGCATACTTCGTCTTTGACACGTCCGGTTTCTTCGTGGTTGGAGCAACAGCAACGTTTACGTATGTTGCGCATTCTACTGGTCAGATCCATCATTTGTTGTCAAACCAAATAATGCGTGAGTTAAAGAATCATATTACATTGAAGGGGGTGTTCGATCGTGAGGATCCAGCCTTTAAGTACCGAGCAACAGATGCGGATGCTCATAAAGGATATCAAACCTGGCACAGGGAATATGATAAGCGGGTAGTTCGATGGTTGCAGGACAATCCTAAGGCTACTCCTCAAAGCTTTAGAAATTTTTTGCACGCATTGCATCAAGAGCCTGCTATCCGACAAAGGATACCCGGTGTAAATCTGAGATACAAAGGTGGACAAGGAGAACAATAAGGCAGGAGGAGCTGTATGAAATTTTTCGTAATCGAAATGAATCTTTTTGATGATCGACTGTTTGCTTACACGGAGCAGGTCGATTTTGAAACGGGAGAGGCCCCGCGGTGTCCGGAATGCAACGATGCAGTTGGTCAGCGAGAATGGTTGCCTCCCTACCATATTAAGCTCTCCAAGCCATCGTACGGGGATTTTGCGTATGGTTCGATTGCCCCATTCGTTGTAACGGAACGAGTTGTTAGGCTGTACTCAGAATCGGGATTGAAGGGGATTGAAAGCTTCCAGCCTCTAGAGGTGGTGAAAGTTGCAAGGAAAAGAAACACATCACAGGAACCACCGATGTACTATCAAGCCATAATCCCCTACGGCGGCAGTCGTACTGAGATAAACCCAACACTTTCACATATAGAATATATGAGCGAGCCGACTTGCCAGTTTTGCAAACTCGGGACAATCTACAAATATCAAAATGTTGTTATCGACGAGGATACATGGGACGGTATAGATGTTTTTAAACCAATTGGATTGCCAGGTACGATTGTCGTAACGGAGAGGTTTCGAGATTTTGCAGAACTACACGGGTTTACCAATTTAAAGCTTGTTCCTTCAACCGAATACGAATGTCCATATTAAAGCGTGTTCCTTCAACCGAATACGAAGATCCAAGTGCTCAGCCCGTAACATGAACCATACAATGGATGCCCTGAATGTTCCCAATTCTGATTTTAGTGACCGACATACTACACATGTAGAGTATGTGACGTGGCTTGTGAGAAAGGGAAAGTAAGAGGTGCGGTCTTAGAAAATTGTGCTGTGGAATCCTCCTTGGAAAAGGGGGATTTTTTTATGTATGCATTCGAAAACACAGCGATCTATATCGATGGCGAATAGGTAATAGGCTTACCCGGTACATGTCCCACAATTGGGTTTCCTTGTCTGACTATAAACAGAAGTGACCCACAAAATGTCACGTTTTTTAAAGTGTCCATCTTGTGGGTCACAGTTCAACTAACCGAGGGCTTTTCCTGCAATCTGATAGCGGACTTTTATCGGCCAGTATTCGTCGTATTGTTCATTTCTTTTCCACGATCAGTATGTTTAGCGGGGAAGAGATATCGCATCCGGTAAGTGAATATTCGGTTTCATATGCATGTTCATCCTTTTCGATTGACAGGCACTGAAAAGTTTGGGTACCACCACCAAACTTATCTTTGGAAGAATCTATGAAGACTTTGATTTTTTTACCATCATATTGCATAGTGAAGAAGATCGGGTCTCCTTCTTTTGTATAGCGGGTAATCTTCACGTCCGATGGCTGCTGTGATTCCATATCCGATAAGAACTTATAAAACTTGTCGAGATTCCCAGTCTTAGGTCCTTCCGAGATGACATCTCCATTTTGAATCGCTGTCTCAGAACTATATTGTTGAGTTGACGAACAGCCTGTCGCTAACATAAGGAAGCAGAATAAAACTAAAAATTTTCGCATGTTCATCCTACCTTTCTCCAGGCAATGGAAATGACGTAAAGATGCATACAGTATAACAGGAATTTCTAGACGGTTTACTAAGGAGGAGACCTATGGACACTTGGCTCTCCATGGTGTTGGCTTCGGCCTCGATTGTTACGGTAAAGTATCTTTTTAGCCCCAAAGCGGAGAGGCTGCGTCCGACACACTTATTCATTGAGTTTCTGGGAATCACTTTTTTTATCGGGCTGTTTCAATGGCTATTAGAATAACTGACGTAGCGATTTCCCGCCGAAGGTGTAGGTTCAAGTAGGCTATGAACGTCAACTCGTAATTAACTTTTTATTGTCGCAGTGGAGTTTTTTATTGTTTGTTCCGTAGTTCCGTACCAATTTTTTATGCAAGTCGTCGTACATACCTAACCGATCCGTAACTGTAAATTTATGTATCCCGATGATATAATTGTTAGAATAGATAATCTACCGAATGATACGAGAAGTTTACTTGAGGGTGATGAACTAGAAGATAGACGGAACAGGAGGAAGATCGGTGTCAAAAGCAGTGCATAGCCATGCTGAGTATCCAATGGTGAAGATTCCTGCAGGTGAAGTTGAATTAAGGGACGATCGAATCAAGACTACATGGACGGTTGAACATATCCCTGTCAAGTAGACAGCGGGTAAAAAGCCACCCTATGAATTAGGCACAGACCTGAGTTCGGTATTCTACTGGGCTCAGGTCATTTAATTTCCGTTGTATTCTTTGCTGGTTGTAAAATCGAATGTAGCTAGCCACAGCGTTCATCACCTCTGCCTTGGTGCGAAACTTGTTGAGATACATGAGTTCC from Tumebacillus algifaecis encodes the following:
- a CDS encoding DUF4362 domain-containing protein, translated to MNMRKFLVLFCFLMLATGCSSTQQYSSETAIQNGDVISEGPKTGNLDKFYKFLSDMESQQPSDVKITRYTKEGDPIFFTMQYDGKKIKVFIDSSKDKFGGGTQTFQCLSIEKDEHAYETEYSLTGCDISSPLNILIVEKK